One region of Armigeres subalbatus isolate Guangzhou_Male chromosome 3, GZ_Asu_2, whole genome shotgun sequence genomic DNA includes:
- the LOC134223895 gene encoding angiopoietin-related protein 1-like isoform X2 — translation MATSHLIASLFVIQLTTQCYRFGAVLAFDTRQYKSCAEAPSQSGVYTITLENGFPPFRVYCEQQKYGGGWLVFQNRYDGSVNFNRSWDLYRNGFGNIEEEHWLGLEKLHQITLNQEHDLLIVIENFTDFSAHEIYSGFRVEDSSSNYTLRLSNMDNSYQGTARDSFWVYRNEQFSTYDRINDKSILDCSVLTGSGYWHYDCGIGYKSNLNGEYSRSVLGDRRGIWWGAFGGQQFPLRKTKMMIKVHETTRAMQDLNQIKINNNL, via the exons ATGGCTACTTCACATTTGATTGCTTCCCTATTTGTGATTCAGTTAACCACTCAATGCTATCGATTCGGTGCAGTATTAGCTTTCGACACGCGCCAATACAAATCGTGTGCAGAGGCACCGTCCCAGTCCGGCGTCTATACAATTACCCTTGAGAACGGGTTTCCACCATTCCGGGTTTACTGTGAACAGCAGAAATACGGTGGCGGTTGGTTGGTATTCCAGAACCGATACGATGGATCTGTCAACTTCAATCGAAGCTGGGACCTCTACAGGAACGGATTCGGTAACATTGAAGAGGAACATTGGCTGGGCTTGGAGAAGCTTCATCAGATCACGTTGAATCAAGAGCACGATTTATTGATCGTCATAGAAAATTTCACAGATTTTTCTGCCCATGAAATCTATTCCGGATTCCGAGTTGAGGACAGCAGCTCGAACTACACTCTCCGATTGTCCAACATGGATAACTCGTACCAAGGAACAGCTAGGGATTCGTTTTGGGTTTACCGGAACGAACAATTTAGCACCTATGACCGCATCAATGATAAGTCAATTTTAGACTGCTCGGTTCTTACCGGCAGTGGCTACTGGCATTATGATTGTGGTATCGGTTACAAGAG TAATTTGAACGGAGAATACAGCAGATCAGTTCTTGGTGATCGTCGAGGTATCTGGTGGGGTGCTTTTGGAGGACAACAATTTCCGTTGAGGAAAACTAAAATGATGATAAAAGTTCATGAGACCACCCGAGCGATGCAGGACTTGaaccaaattaaaattaataataatttgtaa
- the LOC134223895 gene encoding angiopoietin-related protein 1-like isoform X1 has translation MATSHLIASLFVIQLTTQCYRFGAVLAFDTRQYKSCAEAPSQSGVYTITLENGFPPFRVYCEQQKYGGGWLVFQNRYDGSVNFNRSWDLYRNGFGNIEEEHWLGLEKLHQITLNQEHDLLIVIENFTDFSAHEIYSGFRVEDSSSNYTLRLSNMDNSYQGTARDSFWVYRNEQFSTYDRINDKSILDCSVLTGSGYWHYDCGIGYKRSNLNGEYSRSVLGDRRGIWWGAFGGQQFPLRKTKMMIKVHETTRAMQDLNQIKINNNL, from the exons ATGGCTACTTCACATTTGATTGCTTCCCTATTTGTGATTCAGTTAACCACTCAATGCTATCGATTCGGTGCAGTATTAGCTTTCGACACGCGCCAATACAAATCGTGTGCAGAGGCACCGTCCCAGTCCGGCGTCTATACAATTACCCTTGAGAACGGGTTTCCACCATTCCGGGTTTACTGTGAACAGCAGAAATACGGTGGCGGTTGGTTGGTATTCCAGAACCGATACGATGGATCTGTCAACTTCAATCGAAGCTGGGACCTCTACAGGAACGGATTCGGTAACATTGAAGAGGAACATTGGCTGGGCTTGGAGAAGCTTCATCAGATCACGTTGAATCAAGAGCACGATTTATTGATCGTCATAGAAAATTTCACAGATTTTTCTGCCCATGAAATCTATTCCGGATTCCGAGTTGAGGACAGCAGCTCGAACTACACTCTCCGATTGTCCAACATGGATAACTCGTACCAAGGAACAGCTAGGGATTCGTTTTGGGTTTACCGGAACGAACAATTTAGCACCTATGACCGCATCAATGATAAGTCAATTTTAGACTGCTCGGTTCTTACCGGCAGTGGCTACTGGCATTATGATTGTGGTATCGGTTACAAGAG AAGTAATTTGAACGGAGAATACAGCAGATCAGTTCTTGGTGATCGTCGAGGTATCTGGTGGGGTGCTTTTGGAGGACAACAATTTCCGTTGAGGAAAACTAAAATGATGATAAAAGTTCATGAGACCACCCGAGCGATGCAGGACTTGaaccaaattaaaattaataataatttgtaa